Proteins from a single region of Scleropages formosus chromosome 22, fSclFor1.1, whole genome shotgun sequence:
- the LOC108918395 gene encoding guanylin-like, which yields MSSFSVSLLLVPCLLWSSEGVMVQDGPFSFPLESVKLLKAMIDGTRLTKSSPASVCTNPGLPEELQPLCQSEEASAVFSRLIDIITPPDPCEICVNAACTGCL from the exons ATGAGCTCCTTTTCTGTGTCGCTGCTTCTCGTTCCCTGCCTTTTGTGGAGCTCGGAAGGAGTAATGGTCCAG GATGGTCCCTTCAGCTTCCCCCTAGAGTCTGTGAAGCTTCTGAAGGCCATGATCGATGGTACCCGGCTGACGAAGTCGAGCCCAGCCTCCGTGTGCACAAACCCCGGGCTGCCAGAGGAGCTGCAGCCCTTGTGCCAGAGCGAGGAAGCGAGCGCAGTCTTCTCCAGGCTCA TCGACATCATCACTCCGCCAGACCCGTGTGAGATCTGTGTCAACGCTGCGTGTACCGGCTGCCTGTAG
- the LOC108918394 gene encoding guanylin-like, protein MKTFLFFALLLTVYCLVAQAVQVKEGDFTFSLESVKKLKNLMDVRVVKDSNPRLASTSTAALCANPALPEEFKPVCQSKSAALSFYRLGSVAYNSDVCEICAFAACTGC, encoded by the exons ATGAAAACCTTCCTGTTCTTCGCTCTTCTGCTGACCGTTTACTGCCTGGTCGCTCAGGCCGTTCAGGTCAAA GAAGGAGACTTCACTTTCTCACTGGAGTCagttaaaaaactgaaaaacctgATGGACGTCAGGGTGGtgaaggattcaaacccccgCCTGGCAAGCACCAGCACGGCAGCCCTCTGTGCCAACCCTGCCCTCCCAGAGGAGTTTAAGCCAGTGTGCCAGAGCAAGAGCGCAGCCCTGTCATTTTACAGACTTG GTTCCGTGGCCTACAATTCGGATGTGTGTGAGATCTGTGCGTTTGCTGCCTGCACCGGCTGCTGA